In Miscanthus floridulus cultivar M001 chromosome 19, ASM1932011v1, whole genome shotgun sequence, the DNA window caataacaatctaaagaaaaaaacaaagttatacctaacggacaataagggctctgataccacttgatgtagactaggcccgatcttccgaaatatatgatagcgtcgattggtggagactcgacgttcacgatctaggcttcgaaccaagactgattcggaccccacaaccgttacaccactgcttcgttggttatcaaccacgcgaacgcgattgacctcgccaagaaggctttcctgtaagcgaatcgagaacacaagcaagaacgggatgaacgcaatctaaaactgcaaataaatatgaggcttatgataacaaggagttcaagtctttattcgaaaggactaatcgccacaggggaacaagatcaagaactgaggccctggttcatagcaagcagccttggcagcacagttgcagcaaaacgatgtctgtttcacgagaaaatcaagaactaaacaaaacccaaaccctaaggaaagcgatggctgctatttatagagtcttggtgaaaggttctaatatggctagaggggggtgaatagcctatttaaaaatctacaaatcaactagagcaatttgattagtatgacaaatagcaaaatacaaacttctagctctacaagggttgcaagccacctatccaacaattctagttgcaatgattactaggcacacaacttgcaatgttattactcactaagagctctcaatctttctactctaaagagcaccactagatgaacttaaaataacaaaacaagctctcaattctaattacactaaagagcttgacacaactagtttgcaagaatataaaagagtgagtagggtgattataccaccgtgtagagggatgaaccaatcacaagatgaagatgaaatcaatcactGAGAGAATGCTAAatagcaagagacaaccgattttctcccgaggttcatgtgcttgccaacatgctatgtccctattgtgttgaccaacacttggtggttcggcggctaagaggtgttgcacaaacctcgtccacatgattggacaccgcaagaatctacccacaagtgaggtaactcaatgacacaagcaatccactagagttacatttcggcgctccgccggggaaggtacaaatcccctcacaatcaccgaagatggccacgaacagttaccaactcatgccaatcctccacagctgcaccaagccgtctaggtggtggcaactaccaagagcaacaagcgaaatacatagcaaaacacgaatacctaGTGCCTctggatgcaatcactcaagcaatgcacttggattctctcccaatctcacaaagatgatgaatcaatgatggagatgagtgggagaactttggctaagctcacaaggttgctatgtcaatgcaaatggccaagagagtgagcttgagccggccatggggcttaaatagaagcccccataaaatagagtcgttgggctactcactgcactgaacacgggccgaccgaaCGCTTCGGTCAGATTGACCCGACactggaccctagcgtccggtcgcgtgatacacgccacgtgtcccctctcttcaaatactgagcgcctgatcccaacggttaagtgatgactggacgcgctgCTGTGAGGTGACAAGACaatggacctcagtgtccggtcatttccagtaaggttccattcgcgcaaaatcacgaccggacgcgtccggtcatgctcgaccggactcacccagcgtccggtcactcaatgtctccactgtgcaccacacgtcagcgtacgtcagcattgaccggacgcaccctgctagcgtccggtcactcttcgcacCAGCATACAGTCACAAGACCAAGacacgtgctcactgctgctactgatcggactctaaacccagcgtccggtcactacaccaccagcgtccggtcactctgtgaacccctgtcacTCCACCGGtgaggtttctaacccttgctcaaatgtgccaaccaccaagtgtatcaccttgtgcacatgtgttagcatatttttcacaaagcattttcaagggtgttagcactccactagatcctaaatgcatatgcaatgagttagagcatctagtggcactttgataaccgcatttcaatacgagtttcacctctcttaatagtacggctatctaacctaaatgtgatcatacttgctaagtgtcttgatcaccgaaacaaaatggctcctactatttatacctttgccttgagtcttttgcttttctctttcttcttttccaagttcaagcatttgatcatcaccatgccatcaccatcgccatgatcttcgccattgattcatcatttggagTAGTgcaacctatctcataatcactttgataaactagattagcacttagggtttcatcaattaaccaaaaccaaactagagctttcacttgggcgtcacccccctggacgcaccccctaatgggctcaaacacgatacacggtccaaaggaccaaaagacgatgtcgtagcaccctgtcagattctggatgctgacttgtttcgacgattcccattgattccgaaggtatttTGGTGTGAgatcacttggattggcttccttatcaaattagctttccaaccatatgtggagcattgaaaacagagtccggatacatcctgggtgaccagtttaaggcagactggtcctggaacccgagataggCTCCAATtttagttggactgggcctccaccatgagaaagatgaattagaCGTCCATGctagtcctcctcctctccttgacttgtatgtgatgaagaagtgatgtcatTCTTGTTTTATTTCCTACCAAAGTTGTGGCCCGAAGGACTTGGATCGCTTCATCATCCTACAAGACGATGTGAAGGCCCACCAAGAAGCACCGTGACGATATTAATATTTTAAGCTTATATACTTGTGTATGCATATTGGGCTTCATTTGGGGTCATTGTGCATAATGTATTTCCTACCTTTTTATTATATATTGTCATGCTTTATTGTATTGCCTTTGCTCTCACGAGATACTTATACATGGCTTCAGAGCTTTTATATTGTTTTGACTTTTCCATAAACGATAAACCTTACCAAATGGTCACTCCAAAAACGGCTTCACACCTATAAAGGCTAAAGCACCCATGGAGCAAGAGTTGTTTGCACTAGAagcgagagagagaaaaaactcccAACACTCCTCCTCTAGCCTCATCCCTACTTGTTAAAGTCATTCTGCCAAATGTTTTTTTCAAATGGCTTAGCTCCATCAGGGAAAACTTTTCAAATGGCTTAGCTCGACTAGGAAAACTCTAGTAGAGATGCCAGAGCCCTAGCCGTTTGTAAATGAAGCTCCATCTGGGAAACTCTATTAGAGCCAGAGCACTCTAGCCATTTGTAACTGATGCAGAGCCTTAGCAAATGGGCCCTTAGCCTCAATAGTTATGTTTTTGGTAGTATTTTTTCTCGGTCATGCAAAAGGTTTGCACGTTTTTATATTAAGGTAAAGAAAAAGTTTAATACAACACGCCTTAGTTGTGCCCTAGGGGGTCAAAAAAGTTGCACGTGAACTCTGAAATCTATGGTGTTACATTGGACACTAATCAACCCAAATTGTAGCACCGGCTAGGAGGCCTAATTTAAGCCGTGAACCCAACAAGTAAGACAAATACAAGGTAGACTTTGTTTGCCTAACCCTTTGTCCCCTCATAGAACTcagcaaaactatgctagcatgAGTTCAGTGGGCTAAGCCTGGTCCACAGCTATTCTAGGGTTGGGCCTGGACTGGAGGAAACCAAGCCCAAAATAGTTTTCGTAGTCACCTTTTAACTTAAAATTAGCAGGTGGAGTCCAGCCCAAGAGCACTAGGCCGTAGGCACGGATTTCAGGCCTAAAACGTTCTCAGTTTTTCCGTTGGTTTGATATGCAAAATGCTAAGTCTAGTTCCCTCTTTTGGCCCAAGTCTCTTTCCTTGGCTTTGATGGTGAACGCAGAAGCCTGCAGGGATTATCATAGGCATCTAATTGAACTCATGTCGCCACGGAGTCTAAAGCATGTTAGACTTGTGGGATGGTAGATTGGCAAGCTTGAGACTGCTCTGGGtgttaaaaaaaaaagatacatATCACAGCATAATGCCCAATCTATCTCCCCTTGCCCTATTTCACACAAACACGCACTGACACTGAAAATGTACACACGAGTCCAACCATTGCTTCTCTTAACTTTGTACTACTATCAAATATATATGTTCATGTTTCTTTGTCCCTTCAGAATTGGGTGGATGAGGTTCTTCGAAGTGAGCTCTTGGTTGGGAGGACGAGTGCCGCTACTTCCAGTTTCAGCTGTGAAGCAAAAAAGAAGTGTTCATCACATTGACCACCAAAAGAAAACAAGGCATGCTTTTGACATGCATGATTTTGAGTATATGTTTTAGCATGCACCTCTTTGCACTGCTTCTTGAGCTTCAAGTTCTCATCCACCAGCCGGCGAACCTCTTTCTCTAGATTCTCCACATATGCCTGCACACAAACAAATCACTTGGTAAAAATAATCGAGCTACAATTAACACATAGACCTTTCATTTTCAGGTCAACGTACGACTGATTGTGCTGGTTGAGatgttggttttcattgacttagtTTTGATCAAATTATATTGTTACACATGTACTTTTAATAATTATTTATGTTTAGAGACAGCACAAACTACATAAGCATTACCATGAGACTGTATTAGTCTGTACTTCTATGTAGTCTTATAGATATCGTAAGCCGCCTACGAGGAAGAAGACGTAACCAATTGTAGTGGTTAATTTGACGCAATCCTGAAGTTATAACTACCTATTTTCATATGGCAACTTGCAATTTTtttggtatttggatctgtaatCCAACCAATAATAATCACACACTTCTGCATATATATACCATccaaaaactggaacaaaaaaACAATCACAAACTACCAATATGAATGGAGATGCAGATGCCATGATCACCAGGAATATTCTAACGAAGTTTGCACAAGCGTACTCGTGTCGCTGTGTGAGCCCTTGGTGCTTGAaatttctttgttttcttttgaTTGAGGATTTTGTGCTTAGGCTTGGAGAGCAGGTACAACTGAACTCATCATGATCAGTGTTGACCTTTTTTTTGGGGGTGGGGGAGGGGGCGATTTTTCTACTGGGATGATAGAGTGGTAACCATCCAACTTGTTATTAAAACAATagatgatatatatgtgtgtcGTTCAactatgtactccctctgtccttaaATATATGTCGTTTTCACTTtctgagaaacaactttgactaaatatgtattaaaaacattaatatttatgatacatattagtatctttggaaagatatttgaatctagttttttaataaatttatttaaagatataaatgttgcacatatttaaGATGGATTTGGTGGCATATACAACAACGACAACAGTTATTTAGGGACTGAGGAAGGAATTTAGATGGATTTGGTGGCACTCGGAGAAGAGATATACATGTTTATTCCATGTTGACTAAGAAATTATTGGCAGGAACTCAATTATATATGCATGATGGAAAGGGCCACCACGCGTTCCATTTATTTAAACTTTTATAAACTCACACTTTTTTTTAACTCAGAGACCAAATTAGCTCACTAGTCATCAGTCACCACCTCTCCAAAGGTTCTCTGTCACATACCGGTATATATAGTATACGCATATATTGGGAATTGGGATGTACTATCTTATGGGGAGCAAAGCTGTAATGCTGTACCATACTCGTTAGTACTTTATTATTTTGTGATAGGTACCAGCGTGATCGGCTGAGGCTGGCTGGGTGGGTTGGTTGACCAGCCCTTCACATGGACACTATTCATATAAATTCACCagcagtatttctctctcacataaacgaaccagcaacgatacgaaccagccaaccgaacaggttgtttataagcttgaaaaggtgttctCCAAAACAGTGAGGGTTGCAATAGTGACAGAAATATTTTGAAGCATGCATGGCTTTATATGCTTTCATACACGGGCGGATCCAGGATAAGCTTCTCGGGAGGGCTAAATAATGAAGATTAGGACTAGAGTTAAGAAAATAATAATGATTTAGAGGCTAATAAATAGTACTTTATATGTAATTTAAGGCTCCCAAGGGGGGCTGCCTGCTTTCATAGGTATATGGTAGTTACATGCAATGTTTTCAGGAAACTTCATGGATTTAGAAGTTTTAGACTTTCAGTTAGTTGTAGTCTACATGCAATGTTTTCAGGAAACTTCATAGATTTAGAAGTTTTAGACTTTcagctaggccttgtttagatgccaaaaaaaaattggcaaaatgctactgtagcgatttccgttgttatttgacaattagtgttcaatcatagtctaattaggcttaaaagattcgtctcgtggatttcatctaaactgtgtaattagttttattttttatttatatttaatgcttcatgcatgcgtccaaagattcgatgtgacggggaatcttaaaaaatttggcaaaattttgGGGAACTAAACTGGCCCCTAGTTTTTGACGTTGCCATCATCATATTTATAATATAAGCACAGATAGCAGTGCATAATTGGCAATAAACTCAcaagtagaaaaatcatatctttaaTTAGAGAAAATGCAACTGTGCTAAAATACTTGGTGTACATATACGTACTGACCCTCTTCCTGGCCCTGGAGCGGAGCGCGGACTCGCGGTTCCTCATCATCCTGATGCTCCTCCGGTCGTCGCCGCTGGCCTGCTGCACCTCCATGTCGACGTCGTCGCCGGCAGCGAACCCAGCGAGCGAGACGGGCGTGGAGGGCAGCGCGTGGCCGGCgtagacgacggcggcggcggctctgtcgtcgtcgtcgtcatgcaGCGTGGAGATGGAGAAGAGGGAGCTGCACCCGCTCACGAAGCTCAGCTGCGGGCTGTCCGGCTccctccacgccgccgccgccgcagccgcgtgCACCGCCATCTGGTAGTGGTGGTAGTTGGCCGCCATGACGGATAGATAAGGAGACGAGGGAGAAAAAGAGAGAGCACCAACAAGCAACAACACTAGGGTGCTTGCTTGGATATGTGTAATCGCTAGTAGTGCTTCCTCTACTTTTGGCTCCTGCTATGCTGCTGCTTGGAAACTGGGGTGCAGCTCAgctagctttggcagcagcacTGACCACTGAGCTGCTAATGGCTTTGCTTGCAGGCGCGCGGTGAGATAGTTCATGGACCTGTAGGAGTATTTATATGCTGATGCTGATGCAGCCTGTGTCGTATGCCTGCATGCTTGTTAATTACATATATACTCCTAccagctgctgcggcggcggcggctcccgaTAGGCTAATTAATTGTTATTTGGCATCTAATAATCATGTCTGGGACGGAGGCAGTTGGCTAAATCCACCACTTCGATTCGATCAGGAGATCGATATGATGCTAAGAATTTTCATCAGGCCATGAACTTATTAGAGATATAGTGCTGCGCATGCTTGCTAGCTCACCATGACATATTACACCATGTAAATACATGTCCACTCCTGTTGTTTAGCTCATAAatcttttattttccttttaaGAATTTTGGTTCACATGCTTGCATATTGGAGTTGGAGAAAGCGATCCATCGAGCAAGCAGGATGGTCCCCGTACTAGTTGATCAACGTTACAAGTGAACTGTGTCATCTGGGACTCTGGGTAGGGCATCCCTTTCTAATAGCCTTATCTGGACCTCGCATTCCTTTCCATTTCTTTCCCAAGATCCATCGCTTTTGGCACTTTGTCTTATTACTTGTAGTTTAGCTGGCACTAAGGGACAGTACTTGCTGTACCACACTCATTCAGAGTTTAGTTTTACAACTCTATATATAATAACTCAACATTATATTGACTGAGATATCATGGATAGATGAGTTCATAGATATTTACTAGTGTGTAAGCATTAAAACTTTGAGGTCGAGTTGCTGTCTGATGACCCTCCAGATGCCGACTGTAATCaaaagcatgcaaagttctgAAACCACTTCACTCTGTCGACAGATCATTGCACCACGACAATTAATATGTATATAGATATCGCAGCATAAAATTGACTCGTAATCCCATCTCATCATCACCGAGACACCGACGCATTGACCCAACCAAACAGATCGCATTGGCCATCTTTATCTATCCAATCCATGTTCCAATGCAGAGATATTTCGCAGGAAGTAATCTTCTTTATCACACTCAGCGGCGCTTTTTCTGCAGTATTCAGATTTCAGAGCATGGCCTAGCTAGCTGCAGCTGCAGTGCAAATATATATAGGAGATGATGAGTCAACAGCGTGGCAAAGCACTTGGGGATTTCTGCAGGACCAGGTGTAGTGGTTGCCTTGATAAAAATGTGCATATTCTATCTCGTTTCTTTAGCTCTGTGTGATGTCTGAAACTTTGGCCTCATCTTTGTGCAAGATATTTCCACCTATCCAAGAACGACCTAATAAATTCACCTTTGTCCTGATCTTTGTTTTAAAATTCATCTATCTGTTTCCGAAACAAACACTAAGGCTTGTTCTGATCCCCCAATCATCTACCAAAATCCAAGCCAGGCCAAACCGAAGCGAGACTTCGAGATGTTTGCGAAAAAATATGTGAATTAATCAACATCGTTTTCAGGGACGTTAGCTGCAAATGTCGTCACCTGATCATTAAGAAACACCTTGAGGCTTTTGACCTTGCCGTGCATTTACTTTTATCAAGGCACAAAAGGGCTGCAAGCATTCTAGATTTGTTGTAATGAATAATGGGCAAGATATGTTTGTATTTGCCGACCATAGGATGTCTACTTGTAAAGAAGAAGCACCAGCCACATCACTACTCTCTCAGCCCCTATGGAAAGTGACAAACATGTACATCATCAGCTGCTGCACAGCTGCGAATAGAACACAGCAATgagaaataaaatattagcaactAACTGTAGAGAGTGATCCAGCGCAGCATGTGTTATTTTTTTTCTGAAAACATTCAGATGGAGGAGGATCAAATGAAGTGAAGATGCAGGCTGCAGCCGGACAGACATGGCCTTTCAGCAAAGCTACTTAACAGTCTTCAGAGTTCTGACATCAACAAGGTACATACCAAcatttgttttttcattaaggaaAGCAATTTGCTTAGATGAATCACCATGCCTACAATATAACTATGCATCGCCTAACTGATACACACACACCTACTAAAAATAAACTGAGCAGCTTGCTACAATCACATAATAATTGGTGTAAACAATATAAGCAGCTGTTGGTATCGTATTACTACCCGGTCCAGATGTATGTGTTTGATGCTCTGATTGGTGAtttctttctccttttcattGGACAGTGCAGTGTTCATCTTGTCATGTGCTGACATATATAGGATTAAGTCGATTACCAGCTTTTGTCTAACCATGATGGTTACCGACTAGTTTAATATCTTATCGCCTGCCGAATGAAGAAAGCAACTCCCTCAACAATAGTGCAAGTTGCCTCTTTCGGCAATCACATCGTGTTGAAAGTTAGGGTGTATGCATTTGGACAGGGTTTGGTTGCGCTTTCCTCATCAGCCTTGCATCAAGTTTGTTTTTGCTTGCATTTGCCTAGAAATTTCCAGCGAAGTTTGTGTTGCCTTCACTGTCTGTTATTTGAATATGCTTGTGTTCAGAGCCGATCGACATGCATGGAACTAATAATCCCGATGCAATGCATGAATGACCTCTCTTACCTAGACCAATGGTTTCATTTCTTGGTTATGTTGCTGAATCTGACATAGCTGCATATGTAATGTAAGCCCCTCATGCCAGCCAGCCAGTTGCAGATTGTATTTGAGCCCTGTGTAACTGTGCAGCAaaggagagcacttgcacttgcagAGCAGGTGGCAGAGATAGAAAACATGCGTGGGTGTGGCAATGCGTTGTGGTTGCAGTTTGTGTGTTTGGTGAGCAAATGGAAGCTGCAGCTTGTGTGTTTGTTGAGGGAAAGAGAGCATTGCATTTTCAGGCCCCTTTAGAATGCCGGAAAAAATTCTTGAATCCTGCATTTTCCCATGAAATTGAATTGATTCATGTAAAATTTCTATAAAAATCATGTAAAAACTTCACAGGGAAAATGTAGGATTCAGGAAATTTTCCAGCATTCCAAATGCCTATTTCAGTGGTAATTTCAGTCTATCTTCGGTATCTAAAACAAGTATTAAATTAAATAATACAACCAACCAGTCAACCAGAGCAACATTTTTCACCAGATTACTTCAAGCCTGAAACTGTCATTAGCATCAGTTTGCTGAACACTGTCATGCTAATCAGAGGCAACCGATCCCTGATCCAAATAATTCATTCCAGTCCCAGCCACATGAACACAATTTATTCTCACATGCACACTGGCTGATCACTGAGGGGCTCAATCTTTCAATCCACACCCTCCAGACCATTTCTCTCACACAGGAAAGGCCCGTATCCGCAAGTACTTCAGCTGTGGAGGTCCATTTCGCAAAATCGCGCCACCAACAACCACCGGTCGTCtcgtctccttcctcctcctgtcTCGTCTCCGAcgacctcgtcgcctccgccctcggccagccccgcctcg includes these proteins:
- the LOC136525269 gene encoding protein FD-like, with the protein product MAANYHHYQMAVHAAAAAAAWREPDSPQLSFVSGCSSLFSISTLHDDDDDRAAAAVVYAGHALPSTPVSLAGFAAGDDVDMEVQQASGDDRRSIRMMRNRESALRSRARKRAYVENLEKEVRRLVDENLKLKKQCKELKLEVAALVLPTKSSLRRTSSTQF